One Sporichthya brevicatena genomic window carries:
- a CDS encoding FkbM family methyltransferase: MQTEPLDALKQAILHSSDLAMRATAARFNLDQPADRKRSSTILSRLFFDLANLAEIELFIEVGAREAAASTRAKAWFPEARVVAFEASPYTYENNSTRLAGKGIEYHHLAAATSSGDVIINVHRDERGAPIANGEASLLKRTKSARDREHGFEEVRVPAVALDDFFAADLGMRSAVWIDVEGGCGLVLPGATKLLSNASVVIVEVEDQAYWGEEHWLRSQTLSFLYDLGLIPVARDFEYAHQHNVVLLRRELLDGPGPFRAALARFTSTAVLPTEAQPQRQAESAPSTPKPTPARSAAPKTGPEKAVRVAKKALRRSKRLALRAKRKAAALQARSR; encoded by the coding sequence ATGCAGACCGAACCGCTGGACGCGTTGAAGCAGGCGATCCTGCACAGTTCCGACCTGGCGATGCGAGCGACCGCCGCACGGTTCAATCTCGATCAACCGGCCGACCGCAAGCGATCGAGCACGATTCTCTCGCGGCTCTTCTTCGACCTTGCGAACCTGGCCGAGATCGAGCTGTTCATCGAGGTGGGTGCACGGGAGGCCGCCGCCAGCACACGGGCAAAGGCCTGGTTCCCTGAAGCCCGGGTCGTCGCGTTCGAAGCCAGCCCTTACACGTACGAGAACAACTCCACGCGACTAGCGGGTAAGGGCATCGAGTACCACCACCTCGCCGCCGCGACCTCCTCTGGCGACGTGATCATCAACGTCCACCGTGACGAACGCGGCGCGCCGATCGCCAACGGTGAGGCTTCGCTCCTCAAGCGCACCAAGTCGGCGCGCGACCGCGAGCACGGTTTCGAGGAGGTCCGAGTCCCCGCAGTCGCGCTCGACGACTTCTTCGCAGCCGATCTCGGAATGCGTTCGGCCGTCTGGATCGATGTCGAGGGCGGCTGTGGACTCGTACTCCCCGGCGCGACCAAGTTGCTCAGCAACGCGTCCGTCGTCATCGTCGAGGTCGAGGACCAGGCGTACTGGGGCGAAGAGCACTGGCTTCGCAGTCAGACGCTCTCCTTCCTCTACGACTTGGGCCTGATTCCCGTTGCGCGGGACTTCGAATACGCCCACCAACACAACGTCGTCCTGCTGCGCCGCGAACTGCTCGATGGCCCCGGACCCTTCCGCGCCGCCCTGGCCCGCTTCACCTCGACCGCGGTGCTGCCGACCGAGGCTCAACCGCAGCGCCAGGCGGAGTCGGCGCCGAGCACTCCCAAGCCGACTCCGGCGCGTTCCGCCGCGCCGAAGACCGGCCCGGAAAAAGCAGTCCGAGTGGCGAAGAAAGCCTTGCGTCGATCGAAGCGGTTGGCGCTTCGGGCCAAGCGCAAAGCCGCCGCCCTCCAGGCTCGTAGTCGTTGA
- a CDS encoding bifunctional glycosyltransferase/CDP-glycerol:glycerophosphate glycerophosphotransferase, with the protein MDQGDNLFPRYRFSVVVAVYNVEQYLDEFLQSLDKQTFPRERYEVILVNDGSTDGSLAKLEAWARRNPEHTKVLSKPNGGQSSARNRGLNVAAGEWVTFPDPDDILDPAYLKRVDKFLTTNPEIYMVATNRINYIEKTGKTAPHPLARQFGNRNHVRDLTTDPDYFHGSAPAAFFLLDSLNETGLRFDEELRPRFEDGHFCSRYLLQRKRPIVGFASNAKYTYRKRADASSTLSKADLDPGRYTTVVERGYLDLLKTAQAKLGSVPGWLQTFVLYELWWYFDSEDRFTSAENAAHGEVADEFHRLLPQLLVHIDPDRISSFSFRPFKPDWRDALLHGYSDAPWHQDYVTVDWRDKQQGLVRVSFRYTGALPRVDYYVEGAPTEPVAAKSRSITYFERTLLFERIAWLPLGALRVSVNGRDLAIKLKDPASELRSAPRGWLTRHVPTGKPVVARDLLNPEQLRTDALVRLSQSAPVKRTFLDAWVLMDRITEADDSAEHLFRYLRRKHREINAWFVVDAASPDYERLRKTYHRRVVAHGSTTWKLLMLNCAHLISSHIDEPIVRPPEILPILPRPQWRFTFLQHGVIRDDISAWLNTKHIDLMITSTPAEHASVTGDPSPYRLTEKEVRMTGLPRFDLLRRAGEAWPGEKRNLVLVAPTWRNWLNPGSGPDGFQEAAAAFVKSEFAVEWRALLTAPELRDRAEKGNLEIGLLLHHNLQRLAPALDLPSYIKPLRFASGLTREHFARARVLVTDYSSMAFNGAFLLRPVVYFQFDHERVFAGGHLGRLGYFEYRRDGFGPVTTDRSSAIGAVCEALDRGPDPAPDYLGRMEAAFPMRDGQNRARVVAAIKESAQPYSS; encoded by the coding sequence GTGGACCAAGGTGACAACCTGTTCCCCCGCTACCGGTTCTCTGTGGTGGTCGCGGTCTACAACGTCGAGCAGTATCTCGACGAATTCCTGCAGTCCTTGGACAAGCAGACCTTTCCTCGAGAGCGCTACGAGGTCATCCTCGTCAATGACGGGTCGACGGACGGCTCACTCGCCAAGCTCGAGGCCTGGGCCAGACGGAATCCGGAGCACACCAAGGTCCTGTCGAAACCGAACGGCGGCCAGTCATCGGCGCGAAACCGCGGTCTGAACGTCGCGGCCGGCGAGTGGGTGACCTTTCCCGACCCGGACGACATCCTCGACCCGGCCTACCTCAAGCGGGTCGACAAGTTCCTGACGACCAACCCCGAGATCTACATGGTCGCCACGAACCGCATCAACTACATCGAGAAGACGGGGAAGACTGCACCGCACCCGCTCGCCCGCCAGTTCGGCAACCGCAACCACGTGCGGGATCTGACCACCGATCCGGACTACTTTCACGGCAGCGCGCCCGCGGCGTTCTTCCTGCTGGACTCCTTGAACGAGACCGGCCTCCGGTTCGACGAGGAGCTCAGGCCGCGATTTGAGGACGGGCACTTTTGCAGTCGCTATCTCCTGCAGCGGAAGCGTCCCATCGTTGGCTTCGCTTCCAACGCTAAGTACACGTACCGCAAGCGCGCCGACGCCAGTTCGACGCTGTCGAAAGCAGACCTCGACCCCGGGCGATACACAACCGTGGTGGAGCGCGGATACCTGGATCTTCTGAAGACGGCCCAGGCCAAGCTCGGCTCCGTCCCGGGATGGCTCCAGACCTTCGTGCTCTACGAGCTGTGGTGGTACTTCGACTCGGAGGACCGCTTCACGTCCGCTGAGAACGCCGCCCACGGCGAGGTCGCCGACGAGTTTCACCGGTTGCTCCCGCAGTTGCTCGTGCACATCGACCCCGACCGCATCAGCTCGTTCTCTTTCCGGCCGTTCAAGCCGGACTGGCGCGACGCACTGCTGCACGGATATTCGGATGCGCCCTGGCATCAGGACTACGTGACCGTGGACTGGCGCGACAAGCAGCAGGGACTCGTCCGCGTCTCCTTCCGGTACACCGGTGCCCTGCCTCGAGTCGATTACTACGTGGAGGGGGCGCCAACGGAACCTGTCGCCGCGAAGTCACGGTCCATCACGTACTTCGAGCGAACCTTGCTGTTCGAACGCATCGCGTGGTTACCCTTAGGCGCTCTGCGCGTGAGCGTGAACGGCCGAGATCTCGCCATCAAACTGAAAGACCCGGCGAGCGAACTCCGGTCAGCGCCACGAGGTTGGTTGACCCGTCATGTGCCGACGGGCAAGCCGGTCGTAGCCCGCGACCTTCTCAACCCGGAGCAACTCCGGACCGACGCGCTGGTTCGCTTGAGTCAGTCGGCCCCCGTCAAGCGGACGTTCCTTGACGCCTGGGTCCTGATGGACAGGATTACGGAAGCCGATGACAGCGCCGAGCATCTCTTCCGTTACTTGCGGCGGAAGCACCGCGAGATCAACGCATGGTTCGTGGTGGACGCGGCGTCACCGGACTACGAACGGTTGCGCAAGACATACCACCGCCGCGTCGTCGCCCACGGATCAACGACGTGGAAACTCTTGATGCTCAACTGCGCCCATTTGATCTCGTCCCATATCGACGAACCGATTGTCCGCCCGCCGGAAATCCTGCCGATCCTTCCCCGCCCCCAGTGGCGTTTCACGTTTCTCCAGCACGGCGTCATTCGCGATGACATCTCGGCCTGGCTGAACACGAAGCACATCGATCTCATGATCACAAGCACACCGGCCGAGCATGCGTCGGTGACCGGCGATCCTTCTCCGTACCGGCTGACAGAGAAGGAAGTGAGGATGACCGGACTGCCACGCTTCGACCTGCTGCGCCGCGCCGGAGAGGCCTGGCCGGGAGAGAAGCGCAACCTCGTCCTGGTCGCGCCGACGTGGCGGAACTGGCTGAACCCGGGATCCGGACCGGACGGATTTCAAGAGGCGGCGGCCGCCTTCGTCAAGTCCGAGTTCGCCGTGGAGTGGCGGGCACTGCTCACCGCTCCCGAGCTCCGGGATCGCGCGGAGAAGGGCAACCTCGAGATCGGTTTGCTCCTGCACCACAATCTGCAACGATTGGCGCCGGCGCTGGACCTGCCTTCGTACATCAAGCCCCTGCGCTTCGCGAGCGGTCTCACGCGGGAGCACTTCGCCCGCGCCCGTGTCCTCGTCACGGACTACTCCTCAATGGCGTTCAACGGCGCCTTTCTGCTGCGGCCGGTCGTGTACTTCCAGTTCGATCACGAGAGGGTTTTCGCCGGCGGTCATCTGGGGCGGCTGGGCTACTTCGAGTACCGACGGGACGGCTTCGGGCCCGTGACGACCGACCGATCGAGCGCTATCGGTGCCGTATGCGAAGCACTCGACCGGGGGCCGGACCCGGCCCCCGACTACCTAGGGCGAATGGAGGCTGCGTTCCCGATGCGGGATGGTCAGAATCGAGCCCGTGTCGTCGCTGCGATCAAAGAGTCGGCGCAGCCGTACAGCTCCTGA
- a CDS encoding FkbM family methyltransferase yields the protein MDELRRRAALTIYPDVLAAADRARRAERQARAVTRRDRQAPAKPAAVIPTATDVALDQAIAFFARRERTYEALANAVSPYLDRSGTVLDVGANIGYFVTTLERVLGFRGTAHLFEPVEHLAGLSEQYLASAGFAWTVYRVGLGDADVETEIHISANGNLGWNTLVSEQAQPDMRRQPVSIRRFDGLGIEERPSLIKIDVEGAEYRVLQGLLPSLEKWDPKPVILCEIGWGCHHPAWEEEVAMFRALEQIGYRTLNLAGEPVEVSNIDRTTDVLFVPSSVPN from the coding sequence GTGGACGAGCTGCGCCGACGGGCGGCGCTGACGATCTATCCCGACGTCCTCGCGGCGGCGGACCGGGCACGGCGTGCAGAGCGCCAAGCCCGGGCAGTGACGCGGCGCGACCGGCAGGCGCCGGCGAAGCCCGCGGCAGTGATCCCGACCGCGACGGACGTGGCGCTCGACCAGGCGATCGCCTTCTTCGCGCGACGCGAACGTACTTACGAGGCTCTGGCAAACGCCGTGTCGCCCTACCTCGACCGCTCCGGCACGGTCCTCGATGTCGGGGCCAACATCGGTTACTTCGTCACGACCCTGGAGCGCGTGCTCGGGTTCCGCGGCACGGCGCACCTGTTCGAACCGGTGGAGCACCTCGCCGGTCTGAGCGAGCAGTACTTGGCCTCGGCGGGATTCGCCTGGACCGTTTATCGGGTGGGGCTCGGCGACGCAGATGTCGAGACCGAGATCCACATCTCGGCGAACGGCAACCTCGGGTGGAACACCCTGGTCTCGGAGCAGGCGCAACCCGATATGCGGCGTCAACCGGTCTCGATCCGACGATTCGACGGCCTGGGCATCGAGGAGCGTCCTTCCTTGATCAAGATCGACGTGGAGGGAGCGGAGTACCGCGTCCTCCAAGGGCTGCTTCCGTCGTTGGAGAAGTGGGACCCGAAGCCGGTGATCCTGTGCGAGATCGGTTGGGGATGCCATCACCCTGCATGGGAGGAGGAAGTTGCCATGTTCCGGGCGCTGGAGCAGATCGGTTACCGCACGCTGAACCTGGCCGGCGAGCCTGTCGAAGTCAGCAACATCGATCGCACGACGGATGTTCTGTTCGTTCCGTCCTCGGTACCGAACTGA
- a CDS encoding bifunctional glycosyltransferase/CDP-glycerol:glycerophosphate glycerophosphotransferase: protein MTSAAPGSPRFSIVSAVYNVAPYLDDFIASIEAQTFPLDRVEVIAVDDGSTDDSLARLRAWGERRPGLVTVLTKTNGGAASARNQGMRQARGEWITFTDPDDMIAPGYLTAVDEFLRANPSADLVGCRRTLVLEPSGERAEHPLDHHFALGDRLVDLDSSPSLFYGSAPCAFLPLSRVHELGIEFDEELRPSFEDAHMLGRYLLAVGAPQVGFLASAEYLYRRRSDSTSEVVFTDPRRYTTVPRRGYLDLLRRAAERPAGVPLWLQNQVIYDLSWLFSYEDRQSGGGGGPRGDVAAEFHALMAQIVSHLDAEVIENFNARPFPYLWREVLAHGYSTDPWRPTFVVRDRRDRRAQLDRIRYRYTGDLPAEELVVDGTAVAPVHAKTRDLDYFDRLMLRERIVWVPRGEATVSLDGAPVELRGSDPRPPLRDKPPGWVKPKAAKKRFPSQDELLRRLARTRVARHYLRQSWVLIDRVHDADDSGEHLFRWIRENRPKTNAWFVIEKGTPDHQRLRREKIRRVIPYGSLRWKLLMLNCEHLISSHADAAITNPAALKSLIPSPTWRFTFLQHGVIKDDLSGWLNPKNISVFVTSTPDEYESVCGDGTRYVYTTKETVLTGLPRFDRVREAGLQVAPEARDLILIAPTWRNWLVRPVAVGSQRRVAADGFAETEFATQWRSLIGAPELGQLAAETGLKVATLLHPNLEAVADDLRLPDSVIRFSFQDQDVRELFARVRVLVTDYSSMAFNAAYIDRPVVYFQFDADAMFGGAHVGRRGYYEYSSQGFGPVTHKLDEAVAAIVDTVRRGPSPAEEYRQRIGAAFPTRDGRCCERVFDAIQSSAQGSSLSTPSRA, encoded by the coding sequence ATGACGTCTGCAGCTCCTGGCTCGCCGCGGTTCTCGATCGTTTCCGCGGTCTACAATGTCGCGCCCTACCTCGACGATTTCATCGCGTCGATCGAGGCTCAGACGTTTCCCCTGGACCGGGTGGAGGTCATCGCCGTCGACGACGGCTCGACCGACGACTCCCTCGCCCGGCTCCGGGCCTGGGGCGAGCGCCGGCCCGGACTGGTGACGGTGCTGACGAAGACCAACGGTGGCGCTGCGTCCGCTCGGAACCAGGGGATGCGGCAGGCCCGGGGGGAATGGATCACCTTCACCGACCCCGACGACATGATCGCCCCGGGGTACCTGACTGCGGTCGACGAGTTCCTCCGGGCGAACCCGAGCGCCGACCTCGTGGGATGTCGGCGCACCCTCGTGCTGGAGCCCTCCGGCGAGCGCGCCGAGCATCCGCTGGACCACCACTTCGCGCTCGGCGACCGGCTGGTGGATCTCGACTCGTCCCCCTCTCTGTTCTACGGCAGCGCGCCCTGCGCCTTCCTGCCGCTGAGCCGGGTGCATGAACTCGGGATCGAGTTCGACGAGGAACTGCGGCCGAGCTTCGAGGATGCTCACATGTTGGGCCGGTACCTCTTGGCGGTGGGCGCCCCGCAGGTCGGCTTCCTGGCCTCCGCCGAGTATCTGTACCGACGGCGCAGCGACTCGACGTCGGAGGTGGTCTTCACCGACCCCCGGCGCTACACGACCGTGCCGCGGCGGGGTTATCTCGACCTGCTCCGCCGCGCGGCCGAGCGTCCGGCCGGTGTCCCGTTGTGGCTGCAGAACCAGGTCATCTACGACCTGTCGTGGCTGTTCTCCTACGAGGATCGGCAGAGCGGTGGCGGTGGTGGACCCCGCGGCGACGTCGCCGCCGAGTTCCACGCCCTGATGGCTCAGATCGTGAGCCACCTCGACGCCGAAGTGATCGAGAACTTCAACGCCCGCCCGTTCCCGTACCTCTGGCGGGAAGTCCTCGCGCACGGCTACTCCACGGACCCCTGGCGCCCCACGTTCGTGGTGCGCGACCGGAGGGACCGGCGGGCCCAGCTCGACCGCATCCGGTACCGCTACACCGGCGATCTGCCGGCGGAGGAGTTGGTCGTCGACGGCACGGCCGTGGCCCCGGTTCATGCCAAGACCCGGGACCTGGACTACTTCGATCGACTGATGCTCCGCGAGCGGATCGTGTGGGTGCCGAGGGGCGAGGCCACCGTTTCCCTCGACGGTGCGCCCGTCGAGCTGCGCGGGTCGGACCCGCGACCGCCGCTCCGTGACAAGCCGCCGGGCTGGGTGAAACCGAAGGCTGCCAAGAAGCGCTTCCCCTCGCAGGACGAACTCCTGCGGCGCCTCGCTCGTACCCGGGTGGCCCGGCACTACCTGCGCCAATCCTGGGTGTTGATCGATCGCGTGCACGACGCGGACGACAGCGGCGAGCATCTCTTCCGGTGGATACGGGAGAACCGCCCGAAGACCAACGCATGGTTCGTCATCGAGAAGGGCACGCCGGATCACCAGCGGTTGCGCAGGGAGAAGATCCGCCGGGTCATTCCGTACGGTTCCCTCCGGTGGAAGTTGCTCATGCTCAACTGTGAGCACCTGATCTCGTCGCACGCGGACGCCGCGATCACGAACCCGGCCGCGCTGAAGTCCCTGATTCCGTCGCCGACGTGGCGGTTCACCTTCCTGCAGCACGGCGTCATCAAGGACGACCTTTCAGGCTGGCTCAACCCCAAGAACATCTCGGTGTTCGTGACCAGCACACCGGACGAGTACGAGTCGGTCTGTGGCGACGGAACCCGGTACGTCTACACGACGAAGGAGACGGTCCTGACCGGCCTCCCACGGTTTGACCGCGTTCGCGAGGCCGGGCTTCAGGTGGCGCCGGAGGCGCGTGATCTCATTTTAATCGCGCCCACCTGGCGGAACTGGCTCGTCCGACCGGTCGCCGTGGGATCGCAACGGCGGGTCGCGGCTGACGGATTCGCTGAGACCGAGTTCGCCACCCAATGGCGCTCGTTGATCGGCGCGCCGGAACTCGGCCAGTTGGCGGCGGAGACTGGGCTGAAGGTTGCAACGTTGCTCCACCCGAACCTGGAGGCCGTGGCCGACGACCTGCGCCTGCCAGATTCCGTCATCCGTTTCTCCTTCCAGGACCAGGATGTCCGCGAACTGTTCGCCCGTGTCCGCGTGCTCGTGACGGATTACTCCTCGATGGCCTTCAACGCCGCCTACATCGACCGTCCTGTCGTGTACTTCCAGTTCGACGCCGATGCGATGTTCGGCGGAGCCCATGTAGGTCGGCGGGGGTACTACGAGTACTCGTCGCAGGGGTTCGGTCCGGTGACTCACAAGCTGGACGAGGCTGTGGCCGCTATCGTCGACACAGTCCGTCGCGGACCCTCCCCAGCCGAGGAGTACCGGCAGCGGATCGGTGCGGCCTTCCCAACTCGTGATGGCCGGTGCTGCGAGCGCGTTTTCGACGCGATCCAGTCGTCGGCCCAGGGCAGCTCCCTGTCGACCCCTTCTCGAGCTTGA
- a CDS encoding glycoside hydrolase family 16 protein yields MKVRASGLFVVLLLLLGLAACGGGGDEKTAVGEGPPLEVSVEPRKPLAGETVAITGKAGPAGRAVNLERLAGSAWEQVESTTSGEDNSFRFQLEPGSEPTTYRVVAVSTGSNKTRISEQVELRTYDSGGTLLIRPAIGLRPDGKTELVPGVAAFTPSRKGAPVVVESRTKGGSWSKVASGQQDENGEFAFRLPASADADTEYRARSEGENKAEELVTAVVRGTPWKFVWGDEFDGTELKPHWRMWTSYRPCTVNDPSQNKVKGGVLEMFASWDTSKKPLKTEKCKDGQFLTSQIGTDQAKNFTYGIFAARMKVHPNDGVHSAFWLYPAPGTGPASPAPDDPAEKGAEVDIVEYFGDDFGNGDYHSYVYWPRREADGTITNVKTGGGQKSGQLLPKGRFPSQDWHIYSVEWTPTEYIFRMDGIETSRVKVGISHREQAIILSMLASAWETPRLDDDSLPTSMLVDWVRVWQRDEKPAR; encoded by the coding sequence GTGAAGGTCAGGGCTTCCGGGCTGTTCGTCGTCCTGCTGTTGCTGCTCGGCCTCGCCGCCTGCGGCGGCGGGGGCGACGAGAAGACGGCGGTGGGCGAGGGCCCGCCACTCGAGGTCTCCGTGGAGCCGCGCAAGCCGCTCGCCGGTGAGACGGTGGCGATCACCGGCAAGGCCGGACCGGCCGGCCGTGCGGTCAACCTCGAGCGCCTGGCGGGTTCGGCCTGGGAGCAGGTGGAGTCCACGACCTCCGGCGAGGACAACAGCTTCCGCTTTCAGCTCGAGCCCGGTTCCGAGCCGACAACGTACCGGGTCGTCGCGGTCAGCACCGGGTCGAACAAGACGCGGATCTCCGAGCAGGTCGAGCTGCGGACCTACGACAGCGGCGGCACGCTGCTGATCCGGCCCGCGATCGGACTGCGCCCCGACGGCAAGACCGAGCTGGTGCCTGGCGTCGCCGCGTTCACCCCGTCCCGCAAGGGCGCGCCGGTGGTCGTCGAGAGCAGGACCAAGGGCGGCTCGTGGTCGAAGGTCGCCTCCGGGCAGCAGGACGAGAACGGCGAGTTCGCGTTTCGCCTGCCGGCGTCCGCGGACGCCGACACCGAGTATCGCGCCCGGAGCGAGGGCGAGAACAAGGCCGAGGAACTCGTCACCGCCGTCGTCCGCGGCACGCCGTGGAAGTTCGTGTGGGGCGACGAGTTCGACGGGACCGAGCTGAAGCCGCACTGGCGGATGTGGACCTCGTACCGGCCCTGCACGGTCAACGACCCGTCGCAGAACAAGGTCAAGGGCGGCGTCCTGGAGATGTTCGCCAGCTGGGACACCTCGAAGAAGCCCCTGAAGACCGAGAAGTGCAAGGACGGCCAGTTCCTCACGAGCCAGATCGGCACCGACCAGGCGAAGAACTTCACCTACGGCATCTTCGCCGCGCGGATGAAGGTGCACCCCAACGACGGCGTCCACTCGGCGTTCTGGCTCTACCCGGCGCCCGGGACCGGCCCGGCCAGCCCCGCGCCCGACGACCCGGCGGAGAAGGGCGCGGAGGTCGACATCGTCGAGTACTTCGGCGACGACTTCGGCAACGGCGACTACCACAGCTACGTCTACTGGCCCCGCCGCGAGGCCGACGGGACGATCACCAACGTCAAGACCGGTGGCGGGCAGAAGAGCGGCCAGCTCCTGCCGAAGGGCCGGTTCCCGTCCCAGGACTGGCACATCTACTCGGTCGAGTGGACCCCGACCGAGTACATCTTCCGGATGGACGGCATCGAGACCTCCCGCGTCAAGGTCGGCATCTCCCACCGGGAGCAGGCGATCATCCTGAGCATGCTCGCCTCCGCGTGGGAGACCCCTCGCCTGGACGACGACAGCCTCCCGACCAGCATGCTCGTCGACTGGGTCCGGGTTTGGCAGCGGGACGAGAAGCCCGCCCGGTAG
- a CDS encoding glycoside hydrolase family 16 protein, with protein MKRSLVGASTAGALAITGALSLATVGGASAGETAPQQQESVTVKAAESAAVQTSAKKKWKLVFSDNFSGNKLSSKWYTYPTGPWAGRTCATAAPSMAKPKNGKLQVRATVNKSKAGTSQCKKFFYNGQIASTKAFRYGKFEARIKYQSSPGVGGAFWLLPGKENPTDVSPSNLAAYRGGEVDIAEYFGDRYKPVGSMYHFVYWPKQTSGGVKTIKTGGVQPGSKKALKGKLPSKGFHTYTLEWTPKKYVFKIDGKVTATITKGVSKRKQFILFSMLTSDWMLPLQKSNSMPATMQVDWVKVYQKK; from the coding sequence ATGAAGCGATCTCTGGTCGGTGCCTCCACCGCCGGTGCCCTGGCGATCACCGGCGCCCTGTCCCTGGCGACCGTCGGTGGCGCCTCCGCCGGCGAGACCGCGCCGCAGCAGCAGGAGTCCGTGACCGTCAAGGCCGCGGAGAGTGCGGCCGTCCAGACGTCGGCGAAGAAGAAGTGGAAGCTGGTCTTCAGCGACAACTTCTCCGGCAACAAGCTCTCGTCGAAGTGGTACACGTACCCGACCGGCCCCTGGGCGGGTCGCACGTGCGCGACCGCCGCGCCCTCGATGGCGAAGCCGAAGAACGGCAAGCTGCAGGTGCGCGCGACCGTCAACAAGAGCAAGGCCGGCACGTCGCAGTGCAAGAAGTTCTTCTACAACGGCCAGATCGCCTCGACGAAGGCGTTCCGCTACGGCAAGTTCGAGGCCCGGATCAAGTACCAGTCCTCGCCCGGCGTGGGCGGCGCGTTCTGGCTGCTGCCCGGCAAGGAGAACCCCACCGACGTCTCGCCGAGCAACCTGGCGGCCTACCGCGGCGGCGAGGTCGACATCGCCGAGTACTTCGGTGACCGCTACAAGCCGGTCGGCAGCATGTACCACTTCGTGTACTGGCCGAAGCAGACCTCGGGCGGGGTCAAGACCATCAAGACCGGTGGCGTGCAGCCCGGCTCGAAGAAGGCGCTGAAGGGCAAGCTGCCCTCGAAGGGCTTCCACACCTACACGCTGGAGTGGACCCCGAAGAAGTACGTCTTCAAGATCGACGGCAAGGTCACGGCCACGATCACGAAGGGCGTGTCGAAGCGGAAGCAGTTCATCCTGTTCAGCATGCTGACGTCCGACTGGATGCTGCCGCTGCAGAAGAGCAACTCGATGCCGGCGACCATGCAGGTCGACTGGGTGAAGGTCTACCAGAAGAAGTGA